The Polynucleobacter necessarius genome has a window encoding:
- a CDS encoding DUF2946 family protein, producing MNFRKNHLIHWIAAAAIAMSALAPAVSQAVSLAKHGQGFAMEICAADGTKLQINIQGEDQTDLAEVQHCPYCIAHTAITPAFNANLTFQAPQTLALLPQLFYQSPKPLAVWVTPPSAAPPAIA from the coding sequence ATGAATTTCCGCAAAAATCACCTCATTCATTGGATTGCAGCTGCAGCCATTGCAATGAGTGCGCTTGCGCCAGCAGTTTCTCAAGCGGTGTCGCTTGCTAAACATGGCCAAGGTTTTGCAATGGAGATTTGTGCGGCTGATGGCACCAAGTTGCAGATCAATATTCAGGGCGAAGATCAAACGGATCTTGCGGAAGTTCAGCATTGTCCATATTGCATCGCTCACACAGCCATCACGCCAGCATTCAACGCTAATCTCACATTCCAGGCACCGCAAACACTTGCTTTGCTGCCACAGCTTTTCTATCAATCACCCAAGCCTCTCGCCGTTTGGGTAACACCTCCCTCAGCAGCGCCTCCAGCAATCGCCTAA
- a CDS encoding TonB-dependent receptor produces MKLVKVTPMALVASLMCSGAYAQVSSSIDSVTVTGIQEAPLTQTILTGKELNQSRVNTPNTAAMLLNIPGVSMYSGGGVSGLPAIHGLSDDRVSANVDGMPLLSSCPNHMNSPLSYISPPNVGSVKVITGLSPVSAGGDSLGGVVSVQSLPPVFANKGESLTQGEVGASYSSNASAIGGNLNVTAATDEFSANYTVDSVKAGNYTAGDNFKPAGNGISPSTVGASRYIATNQQLALAWQKDNHLVEFKAGYQLIPFEGYANQRMDMTKNQSEQFNLKYTGKYDWGTLEAQAYNQMVNHQMDDNTGARTSPAMPMLATSSTNGAIIKGALPISETQLARLGTEWQGYKLNDWWPPSGTGMMMSPNTFQNINNGTRERLALFGELEQQWSKELMSLAGVRVEQVAANAENAQGYSSMYQSQANAFNAQEHQQTDYNWDLTALSRYKPDNNQNYEAGYSRKTRSPNLYERYSWSTTPMAAIMNNFVGDGNGYVGQVTLAPEVTNTVSFASDWHDANKEVWGFKTNPYYTYVSNYIDAACNTTCTVDKFNVLKYVNQDAQLYGLDLSGNVMLGKLPQLGRFQMTGIASYTRGQNVTTGASLYNIMPLNGKLGLVQYLGANWTNTIEGQFVAAKNNLNAVRNEIATGGYSLYNLRVSYDDKKYRVNFGIENLLNKLYALPQGGAYLGQGNTMSMNGVAWGAAVAGMGRTFYVSANMKF; encoded by the coding sequence ATGAAATTAGTAAAAGTTACACCTATGGCCTTGGTGGCCTCTTTAATGTGTTCGGGCGCATATGCACAAGTTAGCTCTAGTATTGATTCGGTAACAGTAACAGGTATTCAGGAGGCGCCACTTACTCAAACTATTCTTACTGGTAAAGAGTTGAATCAGTCGCGTGTCAACACCCCCAATACTGCAGCAATGCTTTTGAATATCCCTGGTGTAAGCATGTATTCCGGTGGCGGCGTATCTGGCTTGCCGGCAATCCATGGTTTGTCAGACGATCGAGTATCCGCCAATGTGGACGGCATGCCACTTTTATCTTCCTGCCCAAACCATATGAACTCACCGCTGTCATATATCAGCCCACCCAATGTGGGTAGCGTCAAAGTGATTACTGGTCTATCGCCTGTAAGCGCCGGCGGAGATAGTTTAGGTGGCGTTGTTTCTGTACAGTCTTTGCCTCCAGTATTCGCTAACAAAGGTGAGTCGCTTACACAAGGTGAGGTGGGTGCTTCTTACAGTAGTAATGCATCAGCCATTGGTGGAAATCTGAATGTCACGGCAGCAACCGATGAATTCAGCGCCAACTATACGGTTGACTCTGTAAAAGCAGGAAATTACACGGCTGGCGATAACTTCAAGCCGGCTGGAAATGGTATCTCACCTAGTACGGTTGGCGCATCAAGATATATCGCTACCAATCAACAACTTGCTTTAGCGTGGCAAAAAGATAACCACCTGGTTGAATTTAAGGCAGGCTATCAACTTATTCCATTCGAAGGTTATGCAAACCAACGTATGGATATGACTAAAAATCAAAGTGAGCAATTTAATCTCAAGTACACCGGTAAATATGATTGGGGTACTTTAGAAGCTCAAGCCTATAACCAGATGGTCAATCACCAGATGGATGACAACACTGGCGCACGAACATCGCCGGCAATGCCAATGCTGGCAACAAGCTCTACCAATGGAGCCATCATTAAGGGAGCGTTGCCAATTTCTGAAACTCAGTTAGCTAGACTCGGAACCGAGTGGCAAGGATATAAATTAAATGATTGGTGGCCACCATCAGGCACTGGAATGATGATGAGTCCAAATACCTTTCAAAATATTAATAATGGCACCAGAGAGCGTTTAGCATTATTTGGCGAATTAGAGCAGCAGTGGTCTAAGGAATTGATGAGTTTGGCCGGGGTACGTGTTGAACAGGTCGCTGCAAATGCAGAAAATGCTCAGGGATATAGCTCTATGTATCAATCTCAAGCAAATGCATTTAATGCTCAGGAACATCAGCAGACTGATTACAACTGGGACTTAACAGCCCTTTCTCGGTATAAACCAGATAACAATCAAAACTACGAAGCAGGTTACTCGCGCAAGACCAGATCCCCAAATCTCTATGAGCGCTACTCTTGGTCAACAACACCGATGGCAGCAATCATGAATAACTTTGTAGGGGACGGTAACGGTTATGTTGGACAGGTAACGCTAGCCCCTGAGGTTACAAATACCGTGAGCTTTGCAAGCGACTGGCATGATGCCAATAAAGAGGTTTGGGGATTTAAAACCAACCCTTATTACACCTACGTGAGCAACTATATCGATGCAGCATGTAATACGACTTGTACTGTTGATAAATTTAATGTCCTTAAGTATGTAAACCAAGATGCGCAACTCTATGGATTAGATCTTTCCGGTAACGTAATGCTAGGTAAGTTGCCTCAGTTAGGTCGTTTCCAAATGACTGGTATAGCCTCATATACTCGTGGACAAAACGTTACCACTGGTGCCAGTCTTTACAACATCATGCCGCTGAATGGAAAGCTTGGCCTTGTCCAGTATTTGGGAGCAAATTGGACCAATACGATTGAAGGGCAGTTTGTTGCTGCGAAGAATAATCTCAACGCGGTACGAAATGAGATTGCCACTGGCGGATATTCACTCTATAACTTACGCGTCTCATATGACGATAAAAAATATCGTGTGAACTTTGGCATTGAGAACTTGCTGAATAAGCTCTATGCGTTGCCACAGGGCGGAGCTTATTTGGGGCAAGGCAACACGATGTCTATGAATGGTGTGGCTTGGGGTGCTGCAGTTGCGGGCATGGGAAGAACTTTCTACGTTTCAGCAAACATGAAGTTTTAG
- a CDS encoding DUF2244 domain-containing protein, which translates to MKRNCSFSPKQVGGFYLSIVVFSLLVAGYFYLIGAWMILIFTSIEILAVTIALYIYTRHALDYEKITISGKQLLFERSWGGKIQQHEFNTIWTKLIYGESKGKDLVLKTSAKEVPIGFFVGANEREQFGKELERFLGI; encoded by the coding sequence ATGAAAAGAAATTGTTCCTTTTCCCCAAAGCAGGTGGGAGGTTTCTACCTATCTATTGTGGTTTTTTCTCTTTTGGTGGCTGGATATTTTTATTTGATTGGGGCTTGGATGATTCTCATCTTTACCTCAATTGAGATTTTGGCTGTCACCATTGCCTTGTATATTTATACGCGCCATGCTTTGGATTACGAGAAGATTACGATTTCAGGAAAGCAATTATTGTTTGAAAGAAGTTGGGGTGGCAAGATTCAACAGCATGAGTTCAACACCATTTGGACTAAGTTGATTTATGGCGAATCAAAGGGAAAAGATTTGGTTTTGAAGACTTCCGCTAAAGAGGTGCCAATCGGTTTTTTTGTTGGCGCCAATGAACGTGAGCAGTTTGGAAAAGAGCTTGAGAGATTTTTAGGGATTTGA
- a CDS encoding copper chaperone PCu(A)C, with protein sequence MKSNTLLNTLLVAVVGFGLAGMAQAQNAKVGSVKIENAYTRATVLGQMAAAGFMKIENKGAADQLISASSPVAGEVQLHEMAMDGNAMKMRQVKDIPVPAGGAVELKPGGLHLMFMNIKAPLAAGETVPVKLKFAKAGEVEVKMPVNAMGNPAGGHGGAMKH encoded by the coding sequence ATGAAAAGTAATACATTATTAAATACATTATTAGTTGCTGTAGTGGGCTTTGGTTTGGCTGGCATGGCTCAGGCACAGAACGCTAAAGTTGGTAGCGTAAAAATTGAAAACGCTTATACGCGTGCAACAGTTCTTGGTCAAATGGCTGCTGCTGGTTTTATGAAGATTGAAAACAAAGGCGCTGCAGACCAACTCATTTCTGCAAGCTCACCAGTTGCTGGTGAAGTGCAATTGCATGAAATGGCGATGGATGGCAATGCCATGAAAATGCGCCAAGTGAAAGACATTCCAGTACCAGCAGGTGGCGCTGTTGAATTAAAGCCAGGCGGCTTACACCTCATGTTTATGAACATCAAAGCACCTTTGGCTGCTGGTGAGACTGTTCCTGTCAAACTCAAGTTTGCTAAAGCTGGTGAAGTGGAAGTGAAGATGCCTGTCAATGCGATGGGCAATCCTGCTGGTGGCCATGGCGGAGCAATGAAGCACTAA
- the ilvD gene encoding dihydroxy-acid dehydratase — MKRLNECSRNVTEGVARAPNRSMYYAMGYQEKDFVKPMVGVANGHSTITPCNSGLQKLADAAVTALEEAGAKAQMFGTPTVSDGIGMGTEGMKYSLISREVIADSIETCVNGLWQDGVVVIGGCDKNMPGGMMAMARTNVPSIYVYGGTIKPGHFKGKDLNIVSAFEAVGEFTSGRMSESDLKGVEQHACPGSGSCGGMYTANTMSSSFEALGMSLPYSSTMANEDAEKVASAHESALVLVEAIKKNLRPRDIITKKSIENAVSVIMAVGGSTNAVLHYLAITSAAEIDWTIDDFERIRKRVPVIVDMKPSGQYLATDLHQAGGIPQVMKILLDGGLLHGDCMTITGKTIAETLKDVPSVPRANQKVILTLDNPLYKQGHLAILKGNISPEGCVAKITGLKNPSITGPARVFDSEDDAMAAIMAQKIKDGDVMVIRYEGPKGGPGMREMLAPTSALVGQGLGETVGLITDGRFSGGTWGMVVGHVAPEAFVGGVIALIHEGDSVTIDAHKLLIQLNVSDEEIAKRRAAWVQPKPRYTRGLLAKYAHLASTASKGAVTDLNLD, encoded by the coding sequence ATGAAACGCCTCAATGAATGCTCGCGTAATGTTACCGAAGGGGTTGCTCGCGCACCCAATCGCTCAATGTATTACGCGATGGGCTACCAAGAGAAGGATTTTGTTAAACCGATGGTTGGCGTAGCAAACGGTCATTCAACCATTACCCCGTGCAACAGCGGCTTGCAAAAGCTAGCAGACGCAGCAGTAACCGCTCTCGAAGAGGCTGGCGCAAAAGCACAAATGTTTGGCACCCCTACCGTCTCTGATGGCATTGGCATGGGTACTGAGGGCATGAAGTACTCCCTCATCTCTCGCGAAGTGATTGCTGACAGTATTGAAACCTGCGTCAACGGCTTATGGCAAGACGGTGTTGTCGTGATCGGTGGCTGCGATAAGAATATGCCGGGCGGCATGATGGCGATGGCCCGCACCAATGTACCGAGCATCTACGTTTATGGCGGAACAATTAAGCCAGGTCATTTCAAAGGCAAGGATCTGAATATCGTTTCCGCGTTTGAAGCCGTTGGTGAATTCACTTCAGGCCGTATGAGTGAGTCAGACCTTAAGGGCGTAGAGCAACACGCTTGCCCAGGTAGCGGCTCTTGCGGCGGTATGTATACAGCGAACACCATGAGCTCCTCATTTGAGGCTTTGGGTATGAGCTTGCCTTACTCCTCCACAATGGCCAATGAAGATGCTGAGAAAGTTGCTAGTGCGCATGAATCAGCTTTAGTGCTGGTTGAGGCCATCAAGAAAAATTTGCGTCCTCGTGACATCATCACTAAAAAATCCATTGAGAATGCAGTGAGCGTGATCATGGCCGTTGGTGGATCTACCAATGCCGTTCTCCACTACCTAGCAATTACTAGCGCTGCTGAGATCGACTGGACTATTGATGACTTCGAGCGCATTCGTAAGCGCGTTCCCGTCATCGTGGATATGAAACCTTCTGGACAATACTTGGCAACTGATCTTCACCAAGCTGGCGGTATTCCGCAAGTCATGAAGATTTTGCTTGATGGCGGACTCTTGCATGGTGATTGCATGACCATTACTGGCAAAACAATCGCTGAAACATTGAAAGATGTTCCCTCAGTACCGCGCGCCAATCAAAAGGTCATTCTTACTTTAGATAACCCGCTGTACAAGCAAGGTCACTTAGCTATTTTGAAGGGCAATATCTCCCCCGAGGGTTGCGTTGCCAAGATTACGGGCCTCAAGAACCCATCGATTACTGGTCCTGCTCGTGTATTTGATTCTGAAGATGATGCAATGGCGGCCATCATGGCGCAAAAGATCAAAGACGGTGACGTCATGGTAATACGTTACGAAGGCCCTAAAGGCGGCCCTGGCATGCGTGAGATGCTTGCCCCTACCTCTGCCCTCGTTGGTCAAGGTTTAGGCGAGACAGTCGGCCTCATCACTGACGGACGCTTCTCTGGTGGTACTTGGGGCATGGTGGTGGGTCACGTTGCCCCGGAAGCTTTTGTGGGCGGCGTCATTGCCCTTATTCATGAAGGTGACTCAGTGACGATCGATGCTCATAAGTTGCTCATTCAACTCAATGTGAGTGATGAAGAGATTGCTAAGCGTCGTGCTGCTTGGGTGCAACCTAAACCACGCTATACCCGTGGATTGCTTGCCAAGTATGCTCACCTCGCAAGCACCGCAAGTAAAGGTGCGGTAACAGATCTGAATTTGGATTAA
- a CDS encoding response regulator transcription factor, translating into MTKVGHIYLIDDDESMRTSLSRMLKDVGYIVEDFSSAVTFLEHSVPVAPAVILLDMQMPDMTGIDLQEKLFQLGRKTPIIFISGQSHPHQIVKSLKRGAVDFLFKPFNLEDLLKAVADALDLLNKDIAVKLGTTDATIKVHKARVMDKMHVESVQVLVAKYLESDLENLFNN; encoded by the coding sequence ATGACTAAAGTTGGCCATATCTACCTAATTGACGACGATGAGTCGATGCGCACCTCTCTAAGCCGGATGCTCAAGGATGTGGGTTATATCGTGGAGGATTTCTCCTCCGCAGTGACATTTCTAGAGCATTCAGTACCGGTAGCACCCGCGGTCATCTTGCTCGACATGCAAATGCCAGATATGACTGGGATTGATCTGCAAGAGAAGTTATTCCAACTGGGTCGCAAAACCCCAATTATCTTTATCAGTGGGCAGAGTCACCCTCATCAAATTGTCAAAAGCCTGAAGCGGGGTGCCGTTGATTTCCTCTTTAAACCGTTTAATTTGGAGGATTTATTAAAGGCTGTTGCTGATGCTTTGGACTTGCTAAATAAGGATATTGCTGTCAAATTAGGCACTACTGATGCCACGATTAAAGTCCACAAAGCGAGGGTGATGGACAAAATGCATGTTGAATCAGTTCAGGTTTTGGTAGCTAAGTACCTTGAGTCTGATCTTGAAAATCTTTTTAATAACTAG
- the glnK gene encoding P-II family nitrogen regulator, with amino-acid sequence MKLITSIIKPFKLDEVREALAEVGVTGLTVTEVKGFGRQKGHTELYRGAEYVVDFLPKVKVEVVVADDRVDLAIEAITKAARTGKIGDGKIFVSPIEQAIRIRTGETNDSAV; translated from the coding sequence GTGAAGCTAATCACATCCATTATTAAGCCGTTCAAACTTGACGAAGTTCGTGAAGCCTTAGCCGAAGTAGGCGTTACTGGACTGACCGTTACTGAAGTTAAAGGCTTCGGTCGTCAAAAAGGTCACACTGAACTCTATCGTGGCGCTGAGTATGTAGTCGACTTTTTACCTAAAGTAAAAGTAGAAGTAGTGGTTGCCGATGACCGCGTAGACTTAGCGATTGAAGCAATTACTAAAGCAGCCCGTACTGGCAAGATTGGTGACGGTAAGATTTTTGTTAGTCCAATTGAGCAAGCTATTCGTATTCGCACTGGCGAAACCAACGATTCAGCAGTCTAA
- a CDS encoding NAD+ synthase, with protein MSSQKIALAQINPLLGDLPGNAQLISQAAADAYAQGATLVLTPELSLTGYPPEDLLLRPAFIEAADRELNCLMPELQKFPGLTVIIGHPKKTTNGLQNYASVIRDGKVIAGYAKQELPNHEVFDEVRYFTPGNEACVFENASIQYGLILCEDAWHAGPAKQAHAAGAQVLLVLNASPYHLQKESLRIEVLRKQIALSKMPLVYVNAVGGQDELVFDGGSFALNSAGKVVITMPQFETALAYVEVNASADVEPGTIVTPSSVEAQAYQALVLGVRDYVQKNRFPGAIIGLSGGVDSALVLAIAVDALGADKVRTVMMASRYTADISWIDAREMAQNLGVQYDEIPISEPVDALEHALAEQFKGLQVDATEENIQARVRGTLLMALSNKTGRLVLTTGNKSEMAVGYCTLYGDMAGGFAVIKDIAKTLVYRLCAYRNSIAPIIPERILTRAPSAELRPDQKDQDSLPSYEVLDGIVERYMEQNQSIAEIIAAGFDPESVEKVTRLIKLNEYKRRQAPPGVRVTTRAFGRDWRYPITSQFRA; from the coding sequence GTGAGCTCGCAAAAAATCGCCTTAGCGCAAATCAACCCTCTTTTGGGTGATTTGCCTGGCAACGCGCAGCTCATTTCTCAAGCCGCTGCTGATGCTTATGCACAAGGCGCCACACTAGTTCTCACTCCAGAGCTCTCGCTCACTGGCTACCCCCCAGAAGACTTACTTCTCCGCCCCGCCTTTATTGAGGCTGCAGATCGTGAACTCAATTGCTTAATGCCGGAGCTTCAGAAGTTTCCAGGATTAACTGTCATTATTGGCCACCCCAAGAAGACTACAAATGGTTTGCAAAACTACGCTTCAGTCATTCGTGATGGCAAAGTGATTGCTGGTTATGCCAAACAAGAATTACCTAACCATGAAGTATTTGATGAGGTGCGCTATTTCACACCAGGCAATGAAGCCTGTGTCTTTGAAAATGCCAGCATCCAATATGGGCTCATTTTGTGTGAAGACGCTTGGCATGCAGGCCCTGCCAAACAGGCTCATGCTGCTGGTGCCCAAGTACTTCTAGTTCTCAATGCCTCGCCGTATCACCTCCAAAAAGAATCTTTACGTATTGAGGTGCTGCGCAAACAAATTGCCTTAAGCAAGATGCCTTTGGTTTATGTCAATGCAGTAGGTGGACAAGATGAATTGGTTTTTGATGGCGGCTCCTTTGCTTTAAATAGTGCCGGCAAGGTAGTCATAACTATGCCGCAGTTTGAAACCGCTCTTGCTTATGTAGAAGTTAATGCATCCGCCGATGTAGAGCCAGGAACTATAGTTACCCCTTCCAGCGTAGAGGCTCAAGCCTACCAAGCGCTTGTTTTGGGTGTGCGCGATTATGTTCAGAAGAATCGCTTTCCAGGAGCCATTATTGGCTTATCTGGAGGGGTTGATTCCGCTCTCGTGCTCGCGATTGCGGTAGATGCCTTAGGCGCAGATAAAGTGCGTACCGTCATGATGGCCTCTCGCTATACCGCTGACATCTCTTGGATTGATGCCAGAGAAATGGCCCAAAACCTGGGTGTTCAATATGATGAGATCCCTATTAGTGAACCCGTGGATGCTTTGGAGCATGCCTTAGCCGAGCAATTTAAAGGGCTCCAAGTCGACGCTACCGAAGAGAACATTCAGGCTCGAGTCCGAGGCACTCTCTTAATGGCGCTATCCAACAAAACAGGGCGCCTAGTTTTAACGACTGGCAACAAGAGTGAGATGGCTGTTGGCTACTGCACACTATACGGAGATATGGCTGGTGGCTTTGCGGTGATTAAAGATATTGCGAAGACCTTGGTGTATCGCCTCTGTGCTTATCGCAACAGTATTGCCCCAATCATTCCGGAGCGGATTCTGACGCGTGCGCCTTCCGCAGAATTGCGTCCCGATCAAAAAGATCAGGATAGCCTGCCGTCATATGAGGTATTGGATGGCATCGTCGAGCGCTATATGGAGCAAAACCAATCCATCGCAGAAATTATTGCTGCCGGTTTTGATCCTGAAAGTGTAGAAAAAGTAACCCGCCTCATTAAGCTCAATGAGTACAAACGTCGCCAAGCGCCTCCTGGTGTTCGCGTCACTACGCGAGCCTTTGGGCGTGACTGGCGCTACCCTATTACCTCCCAATTTAGGGCGTAA
- the ppa gene encoding inorganic diphosphatase, protein MSYDKVSPGKKIPESFNVIIEIPMNADPVKYEVDKETGCLFVDRFMGTAMHYPCNYGYIPKTIAGDGDPVDVLVITPFALVPGSVVSCRAIGMLEMEDEGGQDAKLLAVPEDKILPIYKHLQKPEDVNELLLAQIQHFFEHYKDLEKGKWVKVKGWTGVAGAHKEILEGIEGYAKSQK, encoded by the coding sequence ATGAGTTACGACAAGGTCAGCCCAGGTAAGAAAATCCCAGAATCATTCAACGTCATTATTGAGATCCCAATGAATGCGGATCCAGTGAAGTATGAAGTAGATAAAGAAACTGGCTGCCTCTTCGTAGACCGCTTCATGGGTACAGCAATGCATTATCCATGCAACTACGGTTACATCCCTAAAACGATTGCTGGTGACGGCGATCCTGTTGACGTTCTCGTTATTACTCCATTTGCATTGGTGCCAGGCTCAGTAGTGAGCTGCCGCGCTATCGGCATGCTAGAGATGGAAGATGAAGGCGGACAAGATGCGAAGTTGTTGGCTGTTCCTGAAGATAAGATTTTGCCAATCTACAAGCATTTGCAAAAGCCTGAAGATGTAAACGAATTACTCCTCGCCCAAATTCAACACTTCTTCGAGCACTACAAAGATCTCGAAAAAGGTAAGTGGGTAAAAGTTAAAGGTTGGACTGGTGTTGCTGGTGCCCATAAAGAAATTTTGGAAGGCATCGAAGGTTACGCCAAGTCACAGAAGTAA
- a CDS encoding BrnT family toxin produces the protein MAKSDLCQISRNFDFTYVVSVFIDLNLLIERDQRWDYGEERFRALGLLSEKVFVVIYTKRPAAIRIISARRANRREVRRYEENHSS, from the coding sequence ATGGCTAAAAGTGATTTATGCCAGATCTCTCGAAATTTCGATTTCACATATGTAGTATCAGTTTTCATAGATCTGAATTTGTTGATAGAAAGAGATCAGCGTTGGGATTACGGGGAAGAGCGATTTCGGGCATTGGGTTTGCTGTCCGAAAAAGTATTTGTAGTGATTTATACAAAGAGGCCTGCAGCAATTAGGATTATTTCAGCTAGGCGGGCAAATCGTAGGGAGGTGAGGCGTTATGAAGAAAATCATTCGAGTTAG
- a CDS encoding helix-turn-helix domain-containing protein → MKKIIRVSVDLNDPSSFPKGFVDKKLLDVTSERLIKLHQQQDDAEAMLDAAQYAKGVRERIGLSQQEFSKRIEVSLETIRNWEQGKRSPTGAAKALLKILDRAPEIALLALSV, encoded by the coding sequence ATGAAGAAAATCATTCGAGTTAGCGTGGATCTAAATGATCCTAGCAGCTTCCCTAAGGGATTCGTCGATAAGAAATTACTGGATGTAACATCAGAGCGTTTAATTAAATTGCATCAACAGCAGGATGATGCAGAGGCAATGTTGGATGCCGCTCAATATGCAAAAGGTGTGCGCGAGAGAATTGGTTTATCTCAGCAAGAGTTCTCTAAGCGCATCGAAGTCTCTCTAGAAACCATTCGAAATTGGGAGCAAGGTAAACGCAGTCCCACTGGTGCAGCTAAAGCTTTGTTGAAAATTTTAGATAGAGCGCCTGAGATAGCATTGTTGGCTCTCAGCGTTTGA
- the trxB gene encoding thioredoxin-disulfide reductase yields the protein MTTNTPKHSKVLILGSGPAGYTAAVYAARANLNPTLITGLAQGGQLMTTTDVENWPADPDGVQGPELMDRFLKHAERFNTNIIFDHIHTAALTEKPIRLVGDSGTYTCDALIISTGASAQYIGLPSENAFMGRGVSGCATCDGFFYRNQDVCVVGGGNTAVEEALYLTGIAKRVTVIHRRDKFRAELILNDRLMAKVAEGKVELKLNSTLDEVLGDEKGVTGVRIKKADGSTEDIAVTGAFIAIGYKPNTELFVGQLDMNNGYIKTHSGLEGNATATNIPGVFAAGDVQDHIYRQAITSAGTGCMAALDAQRYLETLA from the coding sequence GTGACTACAAATACCCCAAAACACTCCAAAGTCCTCATCCTCGGTTCAGGCCCTGCTGGGTACACAGCGGCCGTATATGCAGCCCGCGCCAATCTGAACCCAACCCTCATCACCGGCCTAGCCCAAGGCGGTCAATTAATGACCACTACTGACGTAGAAAACTGGCCAGCAGACCCAGATGGTGTCCAAGGACCTGAACTTATGGATCGCTTTTTAAAGCACGCCGAGCGCTTTAATACCAACATCATCTTTGACCATATTCATACTGCGGCCTTAACTGAAAAGCCTATCCGTTTAGTTGGCGACTCTGGCACTTACACCTGTGATGCTCTCATTATTTCCACGGGTGCCTCTGCTCAATACATTGGTCTTCCTAGTGAGAACGCATTTATGGGTCGCGGTGTTTCTGGATGCGCAACATGTGACGGCTTCTTCTATCGCAATCAAGACGTTTGCGTAGTTGGTGGTGGTAACACCGCTGTTGAGGAGGCGCTCTATCTCACAGGTATCGCCAAAAGAGTTACCGTGATTCACCGTCGCGATAAATTCCGTGCGGAGCTAATTCTCAATGACCGCCTAATGGCGAAAGTAGCTGAAGGCAAAGTGGAGCTCAAATTGAACTCGACTCTGGATGAAGTGCTTGGCGATGAAAAAGGCGTCACTGGTGTTCGCATTAAGAAAGCTGATGGCAGCACAGAAGACATTGCTGTTACTGGCGCCTTTATTGCAATTGGTTACAAGCCTAATACCGAATTGTTTGTTGGTCAGTTAGATATGAACAACGGCTACATCAAGACTCATTCTGGCTTGGAAGGCAATGCAACTGCTACCAACATTCCCGGCGTATTTGCAGCGGGTGATGTGCAGGACCACATCTATCGTCAAGCAATTACTAGTGCTGGCACGGGCTGTATGGCCGCATTGGATGCACAGCGTTACCTAGAGACTTTGGCCTAA